The Lepus europaeus isolate LE1 chromosome 21, mLepTim1.pri, whole genome shotgun sequence genome has a window encoding:
- the GLIS2 gene encoding zinc finger protein GLIS2 produces MHSLDEPLDLKLSITKLRAAREKRERTLGAARQRALHRELGLVDDSPTPGSPGSPPSGFLLNPKFPEKVEGRFSAAPLVDLSLSPPSGLDSPNGSTSLSPERQGNGDLPAVPTAPDFQRCLDGVPSSFHFFLPLGSGGALHLPASSFLSSPKDKCLSPELPLPKQLVCRWAKCNQLFEFLQDLVDHVNDHHVKPEKDAGYCCHWEGCARHGRGFNARYKMLIHIRTHTNEKPHRCPTCNKSFSRLENLKIHNRSHTGEKPYVCPYEGCNKRYSNSSDRFKHTRTHYVDKPYYCKMPGCHKRYTDPSSLRKHIKAHGHFVSHEQQELLQLRPTPKPPLPAPDGGPYVSGAQIIIPNPAALFGGPSLPGLPLPLAPGPLDLSALACGNGGGGGTGGGIGPGLPGPVLPLNLAKNPLLPSPFGAGGLGLPVVSLLAGSAGGKAEGERGRGSAPSRALEGRKTPLERTESSRSRPSPDGLPLLPGTVLDLSTGVNSAASSPEALTPGWVVIPPGSVLLKPAVVN; encoded by the exons ATGCACTCCTTGGACGAGCCGCTCGACCTGAAGCTGAGCATCACCAAGCTCCGGGCGGCGAGAGAGAAGCGGGAGAGGACGCTGGGTGCAGCCCGGCAGCGTGCTCTGCACAGAGAGCTCGGCTTGGTGGACGACAGCCCCACGCCGGGCTCTCCGGGCTCCCCACCCTCAG GCTTCCTGCTGAACCCCAAGTTCCCTGAGAAGGTGGAGGGGCGCTTTTCAGCAGCCCCCCTGGTAGACCTCAGCTTGTCACCGCCATCTGGGCTGGACTCCCCCAACGGTAGCACCTCACTGTCCCCTGAGCGCCAGGGCAACGGagacctgcctgcagtgcccacagccCCG GACTTCCAGCGCTGTTTGGACGGTGTCCCCAGCTCCTTCCACTTCTTCCTGCCCCTGGGCTCTGGTGGCGCTCTGCACCTGCCCGCATCCTCCTTCCTCAGCTCCCCCAAGGACAAGTGCCTCTCGCCAGAGCTGCCCCTGCCTAAGCAGCTGGTGTGTCGCTGGGCCAAG TGTAACCAGCTCTTTGAGTTCCTGCAAGACCTGGTGGACCATGTCAACGACCACCATGTCAAGCCTGAGAAGGACGCCGGGTACTGCTGCCACTGGGAGGGCTGTGCCCGCCACGGCCGGGGCTTCAACGCCAG GTACAAGATGCTCATCCACATCCGAACGCACACCAACGAGAAGCCGCACCGCTGCCCCACCTGCAACAAGAGCTTCTCCCGCCTGGAGAACCTGAAGATCCACAACCGGTCCCACACCG GTGAGAAGCCCTATGTGTGCCCCTACGAGGGTTGCAACAAGCGTTACTCCAACTCCAGTGACCGCTTCAAGCACACGCGCACCCACTACGTGGACAAGCCCTACTACTGCAAGATGCCCGGCTGCCATAAGCGCTACACGGACCCCAGCTCGCTGCGCAAGCACATCAAGGCCCACGGCCACTTCGTGTCCCACGAGCAGCAAGAGCTCCTTCAGCTGCGTCCTACCCCAAAacctccactgcctgcccccgacggcgGCCCCTACGTCAGTGGGGCCCAGATCATCATCCCCAACCCTGCCGCCCTCTTTGGAGGCCCCAGCTTGCccggcctgcccctgcccctggcccctggccccctcGACCTCAGTGCCCTGGCCTGTGGTAATGGTGGGGGGGGTGGGACTGGAGGGGGCATAGGTCCTGGGCTGCCGGGTCCTGTCCTGCCCCTCAACCTGGCCAAGAACCCGCTGCTGCCCTCGCCCTTTGGGGCTGGCGGACTGGGCCTGCCTGTGGTCTCCCTCCTCGCTGGCTCCGCTGGCGGCAAGGCTGAGGGGGAGAGAGGGCGTGGGTCAGCGCCCTCGAGGGCCCTGGAGGGCCGCAAGACACCCCTGGAAAGGACGGAGAGCAGCCGCTCCCGGCCAAGCCCCGACGGACTCCCTCTGCTGCCGGGCACCGTGCTGGACCTGTCCACGGGCGTCAACTCGGCAGCCAGCAGCCCCGAGGCTCTAACCCCTGGCTGGGTGGTCATCCCGCCAGGCTCTGTGCTGCTCAAGCCAGCAGTGGTGAACTGA